A part of Thermotoga petrophila RKU-1 genomic DNA contains:
- the iolM gene encoding scyllo-inosose 3-dehydrogenase, producing MKAVRLHAKWDPRPDFKLGPKDVEGKLTWLGSKVWRYPEVRVEEVPEPKIEKPTEIIIKVKACGICGSDVHMAQTDDEGYILYPGLTGFPVTLGHEFSGVVVEAGPEAINRRTNRRFEIGEPVCVEEMLWCGHCRPCAEGFPNHCENLNELGFNVDGAFAEYVKVDAKYAWSLRELEDRYGDRLFLAGSLVEPTSVAYNAVIVRGGGIRPGDNVVILGGGPIGLAAVAILKHAGAAKVILSEPSETRRNLAIELGADHVIDPTKENFVEAVLDYTNGLGAKLFLEATGVPQIVWPQIEEVIWRARGINATVVIVARADAKIPLTGEVFQVRRAQIVGSQGHSGHGTFPRVISLMASGMDMTKIISKTVTMEEIPEYIKRLQTDKSLVKVTMVNE from the coding sequence ATGAAGGCGGTGAGGCTTCATGCAAAGTGGGATCCAAGGCCTGATTTCAAACTGGGGCCCAAGGATGTTGAAGGAAAACTTACCTGGCTTGGAAGCAAGGTGTGGAGATATCCGGAGGTGCGAGTTGAAGAAGTCCCGGAGCCAAAGATCGAAAAGCCCACAGAGATCATCATCAAAGTGAAGGCCTGCGGGATCTGTGGCAGTGACGTTCATATGGCCCAGACCGATGATGAAGGCTACATTCTTTACCCTGGTCTTACTGGTTTTCCCGTCACTTTGGGCCACGAGTTTTCCGGAGTTGTGGTGGAGGCAGGACCGGAGGCCATCAACAGAAGAACAAACAGAAGATTCGAGATCGGAGAGCCCGTCTGTGTAGAGGAAATGCTCTGGTGTGGTCACTGCAGGCCCTGTGCTGAAGGCTTCCCAAACCACTGCGAAAACCTGAACGAACTGGGATTCAACGTCGATGGAGCTTTCGCAGAGTACGTGAAGGTCGATGCCAAATACGCCTGGAGCCTCAGAGAACTGGAGGACAGGTACGGTGACAGACTCTTTCTTGCAGGAAGTCTCGTGGAACCCACCTCCGTTGCTTACAACGCTGTAATTGTGAGAGGAGGTGGAATCAGGCCTGGAGACAACGTGGTGATACTCGGAGGAGGTCCTATAGGACTTGCAGCCGTTGCGATTTTGAAACACGCAGGAGCAGCGAAAGTGATCCTGTCAGAGCCTTCCGAAACTAGAAGAAACCTTGCCATAGAGCTGGGAGCAGATCACGTGATAGATCCCACAAAGGAGAACTTCGTGGAAGCGGTGCTTGATTACACGAACGGTCTTGGAGCAAAGCTTTTCCTCGAAGCGACAGGTGTTCCTCAGATCGTCTGGCCACAGATAGAAGAGGTAATCTGGAGAGCCCGCGGTATAAACGCCACCGTGGTGATCGTGGCAAGAGCCGACGCGAAGATACCTCTCACTGGGGAAGTGTTTCAGGTCAGAAGGGCACAGATCGTGGGATCTCAGGGACACTCTGGTCATGGTACCTTCCCGAGGGTGATCAGTCTCATGGCCTCCGGGATGGACATGACCA